A genomic window from Macaca thibetana thibetana isolate TM-01 chromosome 16, ASM2454274v1, whole genome shotgun sequence includes:
- the FLOT2 gene encoding flotillin-2 isoform X2, with protein sequence MGNCHTVGPNEALVVSGGCCGSDYKQYVFGGWAWAWWCISDTQRLSLEVMTILCRCENIETSEGVPLFVTGVAQVKIMTEKELLAVACEQFLGKNVQDIKNVVLQTLEGHLRSILGTLTVEQIYQDRDQFAKLVREVAAPDVGRMGIEILSFTIKDVYDKVDYLSSLGKTQTAVVQRDADIGVAEAERDAGIREAECKKEMLDVKFMADTKIADSKRAFELQKSAFSEEVNIKTAEAQLAYELQGAREQQKIRQEEIEIEVVQRKKQIAVEAQEILRTDKELIATVRRPAEAEAHRIQQIAEGEKVKQVLLAQAEAEKIRKIGEAEAAVIEAMGKAEAERMKLKAEAYQKYGDAAKMALVLEALPQIAAKIAAPLTKVDEIVVLSGDNSKVTSEVNRLLAELPASVHALTGVDLSKIPLIKKATGVQV encoded by the exons ACTGTCTCTGGAGGTTATGACCATCCTGTGTCGCTGTGAGAATATTGAGACGTCGGAGGGGGTTCCACTATTCGTAACAGGGGTTGCACAG GTGAAGATTATGACAGAGAAGGAGCTCCTGGCTGTGGCTTGTGAGCAGTTTCTGGGTAAGAACGTGCAGGACATCAAAAACGTCGTCCTACAGACCCTGGAGGGACATCTGCGCTCCATCCTCG GTACCCTGACAGTGGAGCAGATTTATCAGGACCGGGACCAGTTTGCCAAGCTGGTGCGGGAGGTGGCAGCCCCTGACGTTGGCCGCATGGGCATTGAGATCCTCAGCTTCACCATCAAG GACGTGTATGACAAAGTGGACTATCTGAGCTCCCTGGGCAAGACGCAGACTGCCGTGGTGCAGAGAGATGCTGACATTGGCGTGGCAGAGGCTGAACGGGACGCAGGCATCCGG GAAGCTGAGTGTAAGAAGGAGATGCTGGATGTAAAGTTCATGGCAGACACCAAGATTGCTGACTCTAAGCGAGCCTTCGAGCTGCAAAAGTCAGCCTTCAGTGAGGAGGTTAACATCAAG ACAGCTGAGGCCCAGTTGGCCTATGAGCTGCAGGGGGCCCGTGAGCAGCAGAAGATCCGGCAGGAAGAGATTGAGATTGAGGTTGTGCAGCGCAAGAAACAGATTGCTGTGGAGGCACAGGAGATCCTGCGTACGGACAAGGAGCTCATCGCTACAGTGCGTCGGCCCGCCGAGGCCGAGGCCCACCGTATCCAGCAGATTGCCGAGGGTGAAAA GGTGAAGCAGGTCCTCTTGGCACAGGCAGAGGCTGAGAAGATCCGCAAAATCGGGGAGGCGGAAGCAGCAGTCATCGAGGCAATGGGCAAGGCGGAGGCTGAGCGGATGAAGCTCAAGGCGGAAGCCTACCAGAAATACGGGGATGCAGCCAAGATGGCCTTGGTGCTGGAGGCCCTGCCCCAG ATCGCTGCCAAAATCGCTGCCCCACTTACCAAAGTCGATGAGATTGTGGTCCTCAGTGGAGACAACAGCAAGGTCACATCAGAAGTGAACCGACTACTGGCCGAGCTGCCTGCCTCTGTGCATGCCCTCACGGGCGTGGACCTGTCTAAG ATACCCCTGATCAAGAAGGCCACCGGTGTGCAGGTGTGA
- the FLOT2 gene encoding flotillin-2 isoform X1, with product MGNCHTVGPNEALVVSGGCCGSDYKQYVFGGWAWAWWCISDTQRISLEIMTLQPRCEDVETAEGVALTVTGVAQVKIMTEKELLAVACEQFLGKNVQDIKNVVLQTLEGHLRSILGTLTVEQIYQDRDQFAKLVREVAAPDVGRMGIEILSFTIKDVYDKVDYLSSLGKTQTAVVQRDADIGVAEAERDAGIREAECKKEMLDVKFMADTKIADSKRAFELQKSAFSEEVNIKTAEAQLAYELQGAREQQKIRQEEIEIEVVQRKKQIAVEAQEILRTDKELIATVRRPAEAEAHRIQQIAEGEKVKQVLLAQAEAEKIRKIGEAEAAVIEAMGKAEAERMKLKAEAYQKYGDAAKMALVLEALPQIAAKIAAPLTKVDEIVVLSGDNSKVTSEVNRLLAELPASVHALTGVDLSKIPLIKKATGVQV from the exons GATTTCCCTAGAGATTATGACGTTGCAGCCCCGCTGCGAGGACGTAGAGACGGCCGAGGGGGTAGCTTTAACTGTGACGGGTGTCGCCCAG GTGAAGATTATGACAGAGAAGGAGCTCCTGGCTGTGGCTTGTGAGCAGTTTCTGGGTAAGAACGTGCAGGACATCAAAAACGTCGTCCTACAGACCCTGGAGGGACATCTGCGCTCCATCCTCG GTACCCTGACAGTGGAGCAGATTTATCAGGACCGGGACCAGTTTGCCAAGCTGGTGCGGGAGGTGGCAGCCCCTGACGTTGGCCGCATGGGCATTGAGATCCTCAGCTTCACCATCAAG GACGTGTATGACAAAGTGGACTATCTGAGCTCCCTGGGCAAGACGCAGACTGCCGTGGTGCAGAGAGATGCTGACATTGGCGTGGCAGAGGCTGAACGGGACGCAGGCATCCGG GAAGCTGAGTGTAAGAAGGAGATGCTGGATGTAAAGTTCATGGCAGACACCAAGATTGCTGACTCTAAGCGAGCCTTCGAGCTGCAAAAGTCAGCCTTCAGTGAGGAGGTTAACATCAAG ACAGCTGAGGCCCAGTTGGCCTATGAGCTGCAGGGGGCCCGTGAGCAGCAGAAGATCCGGCAGGAAGAGATTGAGATTGAGGTTGTGCAGCGCAAGAAACAGATTGCTGTGGAGGCACAGGAGATCCTGCGTACGGACAAGGAGCTCATCGCTACAGTGCGTCGGCCCGCCGAGGCCGAGGCCCACCGTATCCAGCAGATTGCCGAGGGTGAAAA GGTGAAGCAGGTCCTCTTGGCACAGGCAGAGGCTGAGAAGATCCGCAAAATCGGGGAGGCGGAAGCAGCAGTCATCGAGGCAATGGGCAAGGCGGAGGCTGAGCGGATGAAGCTCAAGGCGGAAGCCTACCAGAAATACGGGGATGCAGCCAAGATGGCCTTGGTGCTGGAGGCCCTGCCCCAG ATCGCTGCCAAAATCGCTGCCCCACTTACCAAAGTCGATGAGATTGTGGTCCTCAGTGGAGACAACAGCAAGGTCACATCAGAAGTGAACCGACTACTGGCCGAGCTGCCTGCCTCTGTGCATGCCCTCACGGGCGTGGACCTGTCTAAG ATACCCCTGATCAAGAAGGCCACCGGTGTGCAGGTGTGA